From the genome of Amia ocellicauda isolate fAmiCal2 chromosome 14, fAmiCal2.hap1, whole genome shotgun sequence, one region includes:
- the sult1st6 gene encoding sulfotransferase 1C2 isoform X1: protein MAEEMSYSAAIEEAGQVMCRFPLKHVDGVPLMNLIVDRWDEIAAFTPDPSDMLIATYPKAGTTWTQEIVDLIIHEGDAEACRRAPTFVRMPFMEIVSPRPIPSGGIGKENCRPPLGAWEGLTTYKQGLDLLNTMDPPRVIKTHLPFKLVPKGFWENKCKVIYVARNAKDNLVSYYHFDRMNKTQPEPGPWEGYIQKFIRGELAWGSWYDHVKGFWVERERRNILYLFYEDMKENPRREVVRIMEYMGRALPDDVIDRIVELTSFQVMKENPMTNYTTLPKSVLDQSVSRFMRKGEVGNWASHFSPSQSREFDEDYEHQMGGAGIPFRTQL, encoded by the exons ATGGCAGAAGAAATGTCATACTCCGCTGCGATAGAGGAGGCCGGCCAAGTTATGTGCAGGTTCCCTCTGAAGCATGTGGATGGGGTGCCACTGATGAACCTAATCGTAGACAGATGGGACGAGATTGCTGCCTTCACCCCTGACCCCTCTGACATGCTTATCGCCACATACCCCAAAGCAG gcACAACCTGGACTCAGGAGATAGTGGACCTGATAATCCATGAGGGCGATGCTGAGGCCTGTCGCCGAGCGCCCACTTTCGTCAGGATGCCTTTCATGGAGATTGTCTCACCCAGGCCCATCCCCTCCG GGGGCATCGGTAAGGAAAATTGCAGACCTCCACTGGGGGCATGGGAGGGTCTAACGACCTACAAACAGG gtctgGATCTCCTGAACACCATGGATCCTCCCAGAGTTATAAAGACACACCTCCCTTTCAAACTGGTGCCCAAAGGATTCTGGGAGAATAAATGCAAG gtAATCTATGTGGCTCGTAATGCGAAGGACAACCTGGTGTCGTACTACCACTTCGACCGCATGAACAAGACACAGCCGGAGCCAGGGCCCTGGGAAGGATACATACAAAAGTTCATCCGTGGAGAac TGGCCTGGGGCTCCTGGTATGACCATGTGAAGGGGTTctgggtggagagggagaggaggaacaTTCTGTACCTCTTCTATGAGGACATGAAGGAG AATCCTCGGCGGGAGGTGGTGCGCATCATGGAGTACATGGGGCGGGCGCTGCCTGATGATGTCATCGACCGCATCGTCGAGCTCACTTCCTTCCAGGTGATGAAGGAGAACCCCATGACCAACTACACCACCCTCCCCAAGAGCGTGCTCGACCAATCCGTCTCTCGGTTCATGAGGAAag ggGAGGTAGGGAACTGGGCCAGTcacttctctccctctcagagTCGGGAGTTTGACGAAGACTACGAGCACCAGATGGGCGGGGCCGGCATCCCCTTCCGCACCCAACTGTGA
- the sult1st6 gene encoding sulfotransferase 1C2 isoform X2: MAEEMSYSAAIEEAGQVMCRFPLKHVDGVPLMNLIVDRWDEIAAFTPDPSDMLIATYPKAGTTWTQEIVDLIIHEGDAEACRRAPTFVRMPFMEIVSPRPIPSGLDLLNTMDPPRVIKTHLPFKLVPKGFWENKCKVIYVARNAKDNLVSYYHFDRMNKTQPEPGPWEGYIQKFIRGELAWGSWYDHVKGFWVERERRNILYLFYEDMKENPRREVVRIMEYMGRALPDDVIDRIVELTSFQVMKENPMTNYTTLPKSVLDQSVSRFMRKGEVGNWASHFSPSQSREFDEDYEHQMGGAGIPFRTQL, translated from the exons ATGGCAGAAGAAATGTCATACTCCGCTGCGATAGAGGAGGCCGGCCAAGTTATGTGCAGGTTCCCTCTGAAGCATGTGGATGGGGTGCCACTGATGAACCTAATCGTAGACAGATGGGACGAGATTGCTGCCTTCACCCCTGACCCCTCTGACATGCTTATCGCCACATACCCCAAAGCAG gcACAACCTGGACTCAGGAGATAGTGGACCTGATAATCCATGAGGGCGATGCTGAGGCCTGTCGCCGAGCGCCCACTTTCGTCAGGATGCCTTTCATGGAGATTGTCTCACCCAGGCCCATCCCCTCCG gtctgGATCTCCTGAACACCATGGATCCTCCCAGAGTTATAAAGACACACCTCCCTTTCAAACTGGTGCCCAAAGGATTCTGGGAGAATAAATGCAAG gtAATCTATGTGGCTCGTAATGCGAAGGACAACCTGGTGTCGTACTACCACTTCGACCGCATGAACAAGACACAGCCGGAGCCAGGGCCCTGGGAAGGATACATACAAAAGTTCATCCGTGGAGAac TGGCCTGGGGCTCCTGGTATGACCATGTGAAGGGGTTctgggtggagagggagaggaggaacaTTCTGTACCTCTTCTATGAGGACATGAAGGAG AATCCTCGGCGGGAGGTGGTGCGCATCATGGAGTACATGGGGCGGGCGCTGCCTGATGATGTCATCGACCGCATCGTCGAGCTCACTTCCTTCCAGGTGATGAAGGAGAACCCCATGACCAACTACACCACCCTCCCCAAGAGCGTGCTCGACCAATCCGTCTCTCGGTTCATGAGGAAag ggGAGGTAGGGAACTGGGCCAGTcacttctctccctctcagagTCGGGAGTTTGACGAAGACTACGAGCACCAGATGGGCGGGGCCGGCATCCCCTTCCGCACCCAACTGTGA
- the LOC136767906 gene encoding sulfotransferase 1C2, protein MSQPAPEVGSPEPVGEESEFGGREEIVLWEGLPLMPSVVRCWDGIQNFAARPDDILIATYPKAGTTWVVEMVDAVLAEGDMSRCLRIPTFNRAPFLELNPLPPFPSGLQLLQSMPSPRLVKTHFPVHLVPQSFWDNDCKVVYVARNGKDNMVSYFHFQRMNQKLPEPGTWDEYFTASLNGQVSWGSWFDHVTGWWKAKEKRNILYLFYEDMKEDPAREITRLAKFLGKGLDQAVIDRIVDHTSFSSMKDNPMTNYTVLPSFVFNHSVSPFMRKGEVGSWKTQFTVSQNERFDEEYRRRMTDPSLIFRTEL, encoded by the exons ATGTCTCAGCCAGCGCCTGAAGTAGGTTCCCCTGAGCCAGTGGGTGAGGAGTCAGAGTTCGGGGGTCGTGAGGAGATTGTACTGTGGGAGGGGCTGCCCCTGATGCCCTCGGTGGTACGCTGCTGGGACGGGATCCAAAACTTCGCAGCCAGACCCGATGATATCCTGATAGCCACCTACCCTAAGgctg gcactACCTGGGTGGTGGAGATGGTGGATGCAGTGCTGGCGGAGGGGGACATGTCTCGCTGTCTCCGCATCCCCACTTTCAACAGAGCCCCCTTCCTGGAGCTCAACCCCCTGCCACCATTCCCCTCTG GCCTGCAGTTGTTGCAGTCCATGCCATCGCCCAGGCTGGTGAAGACGCACTTTCCTGTCCATTTGGTGCCCCAGTCCTTCTGGGACAATGACTGCAAG gTGGTGTACGTAGCTCGCAATGGGAAGGACAACATGGTGTCCTATTTCCACTTCCAGAGGATGAACCAGAAACTGCCGGAGCCTGGGACCTGGGACGAGTACTTCACAGCCTCACTCAATGGACAGG ttAGCTGGGGTTCCTGGTTTGACCATGTGACTGGCTGGTGGAAGGCCAAAGAGAAACGCAACATATTGTACCTGTTCTATGAAGACATGaaggag GACCCTGCCAGAGAGATCACCCGTTTGGCCAAATTCCTGGGGAAGGGGCTGGACCAGGCAGTGATTGACAGGATTGTGGACCACACATCCTTTAGCAGCATGAAGGACAATCCAATGACCAACTACACCGTCCTGCCCTCCTTCGTCTTCAACCATTCGGTGTCTCCCTTCATGCGGAAAG gggaggTAGGTAGCTGGAAGACTCAGTTCACGGTCTCTCAGAACGAGCGCTTCGACGAGGAGTATCGCCGGCGCATGACCGACCCCTCCCTGATCTTCCGCACGGAGCTCTGA
- the LOC136767852 gene encoding uncharacterized protein LOC136767852 produces MSGKIKSRSAANADSMSGSVSCNERILRDCHQLYTDCDSGLISIAQSVGVSLLAPRKKITVMLMGNHSAGKSSFINWYIEEHIQRTGVAIETQGFSIVTSGRKRESLTGNATLHLYPHFKSLQQFKGVSEYMGTEISTSRQKRFSLVTFVDTPGLVDGDMKYPFDVDQALLWLGELCDLVLVFFDPMGQALCKRTLNIVERLNEAQGDKLRFYLSKADEAGTESDRQRVMMQIVQELCKRPGLNKCGFDMPTIYIPNPNKPSRCVNQVEEVCKTIEKTINQTVQNTLNSLEKDCELIGTAITDTLSADRQAAVSNRSARCKGCVLGLLGAVLPLLLLSVLALGSLSRELLELTLGENNTDTLALYMGPVDKVVNSLSVQSQLYCCGGLVLLSFLLLLLARLSFRTRPTLSGKQKRQLQDRLEYVQEVVKEKKKKLYAEYLRQSVGDHDMD; encoded by the exons ATGTCGGGGAAGATTAAGTCTCGAAGTGCCGCCAACGCCGACTCCATGAGCGGCAGTGTGTCCTGCAACGAGCGCATCCTGCGGGACTGCCACCAACTCTACACCGACTGCGACAGCG gTCTGATCTCAATCGCTCAGTCAGTGGGGGTGTCACTCCTGGCCCCCAGGAAGAAGATCACAGTGATGCTGATGGGGAATCACTCCGCTGGCAAGAGCTCCTTCATCAACTG GTACATAGAGGAGCACATCCAGCGCACTGGTGTGGCCATCGAGACTCAGGGTTTCAGCATCGTCACCAGTGGCCGCAAGAGGGAGTCCCTCACT GGCAACGCGACCCTTCACCTTTACCCCCACTTCAAGTCCCTGCAGCAGTTCAAAG GGGTGTCGGAGTACATGGGCACAGAGATCTCCACGTCCCGCCAGAAGCGTTTCAGTTTGGTGACGTTTGTGGACACGCCCGGCCTGGTGGACGGGGACATGAAGTACCCCTTCGACGTGGACCAGGCGCTGTTGTGGCTCG GCGAGCTGTGTGACCTGGTGCTGGTGTTCTTCGACCCGATGGGCCAGGCGCTGTGCAAGCGCACCCTAAACATCGTGGAGCGGCTCAACGAGGCGCAGGGAGACAAGCTCCGCTTCTACCTGAGTAAGGCTGACGAGGCCGGCACCGAGAGCGACAGACAG aggGTGATGATGCAGATCGTACAGGAGCTGTGCAAGAGACCCGGATTGAACAAGTGCGGCTTCGACATGCCCACCATCTACATCCCCAACCCCAACAAG CCGAGCCGCTGTGTGAACCAGGTGGAGGAGGTGTGCAAGACCATCGAGAAGACCATCAACCAGACAGTGCAGAACACCCTGAACTCGCTGGAGAAGGACTGCGAGCTCATCGGCACGGCCATCACCGACACACTGAGCGCTGACCG GCAGGCCGCAGTGAGTAACCGCTCCGCCCGCTGTAAGGGCTGTGTGCTGGGGCTGCTGGGTGCCgtgctgccgctgctgctgctgagtgTGCTGGCACTGGGCAGCCTGTCTCGAGAGCTGCTGGAGCTCACGCTGGGCGAGAACAACACCGACACCCTGGCCCTGTACATG GGCCCAGTGGACAAGGTGGTGAACTCCCTGTCCGTGCAGTCCCAGCTGTACTGCTGCGGGGGGCTGGTGCTGCTGTCcttcctgctgctgctcctggCCAGACTGTCCTTCCG CACTCGCCCCACGCTCTCGGGGAAGCAGAAGAGGCAGCTGCAGGACAGGCTGGAGTACGTGCAGGAGGTGGTCAAGGAGAAGAAG aAGAAGTTGTATGCAGAATACCTCCGGCAGAGCGTGGGAGATCACGACATGGACTGA